A window of the Cystobacter fuscus genome harbors these coding sequences:
- a CDS encoding chemotaxis protein CheW, which yields MPGTGSRRFLLVRARSWMCALPLDEVEETMRPLPITPVASAPAFVRGVSLVRGTSAPVVSLGALLSGGAAEPCMGGRFVSLRVPEGRLVIEVDEVRGLSSLEADALEAVPSLLRETAQGHVQRLGALDGHLLAVLGSSHLLPREVWERLGRSEGKELS from the coding sequence TCTTGGTGAGGGCACGGTCGTGGATGTGCGCGCTGCCCCTCGATGAGGTCGAGGAGACCATGAGGCCGCTGCCGATCACTCCGGTGGCGTCGGCGCCCGCCTTCGTGCGCGGAGTCAGTCTGGTGCGAGGCACGTCGGCCCCGGTGGTGAGCCTGGGGGCGCTGCTGAGTGGCGGGGCCGCCGAGCCCTGCATGGGTGGGCGCTTCGTCTCGCTGCGCGTGCCCGAGGGCCGTCTGGTGATCGAGGTGGATGAGGTGCGGGGCCTGTCCTCGCTGGAGGCGGACGCCCTGGAGGCCGTCCCCTCCCTGCTGCGCGAGACGGCCCAGGGTCATGTGCAGCGGTTGGGGGCGCTCGACGGCCACCTGCTGGCCGTGTTGGGCTCGTCCCACCTGTTGCCCCGGGAAGTGTGGGAGCGCCTGGGGCGGTCCGAGGGGAAGGAACTGTCTTGA